TATATCTAAATCAAGTTAAAAATGAGCTTTTATTGGGTAAAAACTAATTCATTTATTAAAACGGTGTTTTCTAAATATTGCTGGGATATCCCAAACAATGAAAAGAAAATATACCTTACTTTTGATGATGGCCCTACCCCTGAAATTACTGACTGGGTTTTATCTGAATTGAAAAAGTTTGATGCAAAAGCCACTTTTTTCTGTATTGGAAAAAACATTAAAGCTAATTTATCTTTGTTTGAAAAACTAATCCGTGAAGGACATTCTATAGGAAACCATACTATGAATCACGTAAACGGGTGGAAACTTCAAACACAGGATTATGTTGAAAATGTTAAAAGCTGTGCTGCAGTTTTAGAAGAAGAATTCCATTCGAACCGTCTTATATTTCGTCCGCCATACGGAAA
This portion of the Flavobacterium gelatinilyticum genome encodes:
- a CDS encoding polysaccharide deacetylase family protein codes for the protein MSFYWVKTNSFIKTVFSKYCWDIPNNEKKIYLTFDDGPTPEITDWVLSELKKFDAKATFFCIGKNIKANLSLFEKLIREGHSIGNHTMNHVNGWKLQTQDYVENVKSCAAVLEEEFHSNRLIFRPPYGKIKKAQSKILRKLGYKIIMWDVLSADFDQSITPEKCLENVTKNVKSGSVIVFHDSVKASPNLKFALPKTLHFLKENGYKFDIIH